The DNA segment GATTATTTAGAAAGAGTGCTGGAAGATTTAATGAGAACATGGTCCATGAGGAGTTTGTAACTAATGAGATCACTCACTACTTAAAAGAGGATATATATCATCACAGCTATGTTACTTTAGCAGACTACTTCCAGAAATTCAACAGATACACAACTGAGGGAGCTATAGAGTATTATAAGAAGGGAAAGAAGAGCAATATTTTTCAGCTTGCTTTTAATCCTATGTTCAAATTTATCAGAATGTATCTTATAAGACTTGGATTTTTAGATGGTAAAGAGGGATTTTTACTGGCTTCAACAAGTGCTATGTACACTATGGTAAAATATTACAAATTAAGTGAAATATATAGAAATGGAACTTATTTGAAAAAGTAGAGGGATGAAAGATGGAGATAAAGAGAATAATTGTTTCTAGAACTGATAAGATTGGGGATCTGATTCTATCTATCCCAAGCTTTTATATGCTAAAAAAAATGTATCCACAGGCAGAGCTTATAGTTATAGTGAGACAGTACAACTATGAGATAGTAAAAAATTTTCCATATGTAGATAGAATAATAAGAATAGATGATTTTACAAAGAGTGAGCTTTTAGATAAGATAAAATATTTTAATGCAGATGTCTTTGTGGCACTGTATAATGACCCTTATGTATGTGAACTTGCAAAGGCAAGTAAAGCAAAATGGCGTATTGGGCCACTATCTAAAATGTGCTCATTTTTTACTTACAATAAAGGTGTGTGGCAACGTAGATCAAAATCTATTAAAAATGAGGCTGAATACAATTTAGACCTTGTAAAAAGAATAGATCCTGAACTATTTGATGAGAAATTTGAGATAAATACAAAGGTATATGTAGGAGAGGAGAATAAACTTGCAGCAGATACCTTTTTTAAAGAGTTTAAAATAAAGGACAAGGTTCTTGTAGTAAATCCATTTATGGGTGGATCTGCTAAAAATATAACTGATGATCAGTATGCTTCACTTATAAGATTGTTTGCTGAGAGAAATCCTGATAAATCAGTTATTATAATCTGCCATATATCTGAAGAGGAAAGAGGTAATGAGCTTCTTAAAAAGATA comes from the Fusobacterium sp. DD2 genome and includes:
- a CDS encoding glycosyltransferase family 9 protein, producing MEIKRIIVSRTDKIGDLILSIPSFYMLKKMYPQAELIVIVRQYNYEIVKNFPYVDRIIRIDDFTKSELLDKIKYFNADVFVALYNDPYVCELAKASKAKWRIGPLSKMCSFFTYNKGVWQRRSKSIKNEAEYNLDLVKRIDPELFDEKFEINTKVYVGEENKLAADTFFKEFKIKDKVLVVNPFMGGSAKNITDDQYASLIRLFAERNPDKSVIIICHISEEERGNELLKKIDLPNVELFANGGDLLNIAAIIAKGTVYLGPSTGPTHIAGALGKRVVGIYPAKATQSTVRWGVFGNDKVKYIVPDRDNPNEKYKNPFFEKYDKRMEWEIIRDLEESFKLQEGDEN